One part of the Longimicrobium sp. genome encodes these proteins:
- the odhB gene encoding 2-oxoglutarate dehydrogenase complex dihydrolipoyllysine-residue succinyltransferase, whose protein sequence is MAVEIRVPPLGESVVEATVGRWTKKEGDRVEKDEILVELETDKITVEVAAQAAGVIAKIVKAEGDTVSVNELLGSLSAADGATPADETGQAAAPTDQKPRAQSEAAPAAEGAGSADAQTSPAVRSLVAEHGLNVAEIRGSGPNGRVTKEDVLAFIERGRAKSAEPAAAPAAPPAPASAPKPAAPAPAAQPGGRAETRERMSRRRKTIARRLVEAQQTTASLTTFNEVDLKVVMELRKARQDEFVKKHGVKLGFMSFFTKAAIGALKQFPRLNAEIQGEEIVLKHHYDIGIAVGAEEGLVVPVVRDADKLGFAEIEKRIGDLGQRARDGKLTLDELQGGTFTITNGGTFGSMLSTPILNPPQVGILGMHNIVERPMVVNGQIEIRPIMYVALTYDHRIVDGSEAVRFLVAIKRMLEDPISMLLEG, encoded by the coding sequence ATGGCCGTTGAAATCCGGGTGCCGCCTCTGGGCGAGTCCGTCGTAGAGGCGACGGTGGGCCGGTGGACCAAGAAGGAAGGGGATCGCGTCGAAAAGGACGAGATCCTGGTGGAGCTTGAAACCGACAAGATCACCGTCGAGGTGGCGGCGCAGGCGGCCGGCGTCATCGCGAAGATCGTGAAGGCCGAGGGCGACACCGTGAGCGTCAACGAGCTGCTGGGCTCGCTGTCTGCTGCCGACGGAGCCACCCCGGCCGACGAAACGGGGCAGGCGGCGGCGCCGACTGACCAGAAGCCGCGGGCGCAGTCTGAGGCCGCGCCCGCGGCCGAAGGGGCCGGATCGGCGGATGCGCAGACGTCGCCCGCCGTCCGCTCGCTGGTGGCGGAGCACGGCCTGAACGTGGCCGAAATCCGTGGGAGCGGCCCCAACGGCCGCGTCACCAAGGAAGACGTGCTGGCGTTCATCGAGCGCGGCCGGGCCAAGTCGGCCGAGCCAGCGGCGGCTCCCGCGGCTCCGCCCGCACCCGCGTCCGCCCCGAAGCCCGCGGCCCCAGCCCCGGCCGCACAGCCCGGTGGCCGTGCGGAGACGCGCGAGCGCATGTCGCGGCGGCGCAAGACCATCGCGCGGCGGCTGGTGGAAGCGCAGCAGACCACGGCCAGCCTCACCACCTTCAACGAGGTAGACCTCAAGGTGGTGATGGAGCTGCGCAAGGCGCGGCAGGACGAGTTCGTGAAGAAGCACGGGGTGAAGCTGGGCTTCATGTCGTTCTTCACCAAGGCCGCCATCGGCGCGCTGAAGCAGTTTCCGCGGCTGAACGCCGAGATCCAGGGCGAGGAGATCGTCCTGAAGCACCACTACGACATCGGCATCGCGGTGGGCGCCGAAGAGGGGCTCGTGGTCCCCGTGGTGCGCGACGCCGACAAGCTGGGCTTCGCCGAGATCGAAAAGCGCATCGGCGACCTGGGCCAGCGCGCGCGCGACGGCAAGCTGACGCTGGACGAGTTGCAGGGTGGCACGTTCACCATCACCAACGGCGGCACGTTCGGCTCCATGCTGTCCACCCCCATCCTGAACCCGCCACAGGTGGGCATTCTTGGGATGCACAACATCGTGGAGCGGCCGATGGTGGTGAACGGGCAGATCGAGATCCGCCCGATCATGTACGTGGCGCTCACGTACGACCACCGCATCGTGGACGGCAGCGAAGCGGTGAGGTTCCTGGTGGCCATCAAGCGCATGCTGGAAGACCCCATCTCGATGCTGCTGGAGGGGTGA